The DNA region CCCTGGCTGGCGGCGTCGGACGAGCCGACGGCGTTGTCGTAGTTGCCCTGGATGGTCACGCCCGGCAGCGTGCCGGCGGACGGTGCCTGCACCTGGGCCTGGGCCGCGCCGGCCAGCGACAGGGCGACGGCGGCGGCCAGCGGCGCGCGCCGCGGAAACGGGGGCATCAGGGGACAACCTCTCTCGGGATGGACTGCTTCTGGTACGCGGTCCGCACAGGACCGGATGCGGCAGTATGAAGAAATTGTAGGTCGTCACAATGACGCCGGCGTGTCAGCGCGACAGGGCACACTGCCCCGATGCAACGACTGACCATCTCCGTCGAGGACGACCTCGCCGCCGACTTCGAGACCCTGGTGCAGGCGCGCGGCTACGAGAACCGCTCCGAGGCCTTCCGCGACCTGCTGCGCCGCGAGCTGGGGCAGGCCATCGTCGAGGCGCAGCCCGACGCGCCCTGCGTTGCCACCCTCACCTACCTGTACGACCACCACGAGCGCACCACCGCCAACCGGCTGGCGGACATGCAGCACGACCACCACGACCTCACGGTGTCGACCATGCACGCGCACCTCGGCCACCACCTGTGCGTCGAGACCGCCATCCTGCGCGGGCCGGCCAGCCAGGTGCAGGCGTTCGCGCAGCAGGTGCTGGCCCAGCGCGGCGTGCGCCAGGGCAACCTGCACCTGGTGCCGCTGGACGACGCCTGAAGCGCCCGATGGGCCGCTAGCCGGCGGCGGTGCGCGGCTGGAAGCGCACCGGCCGCGCCGCCCGCGCGCGCAGCTGGCCGCAGCCGCCCTCCACGTCCTGGCCGGCGGAATTGCGCAGCTTGGTCAGCACGCCGCGCCGGTGCAGGTGGCGGGCGATGGCGGCGGCCTTCTCCCACGTCGGCCGGCGGTACGGCAGGTCGGGGACGCTGTTGTAGGGAATCATGTTCAGCACCGCATAGCGCCCGCGCAGCAGCCGCTCGATGCCGGCCAGCTCCTCGTCGCTGTCGTTCACGCCCTCCAGCAGGGTCCACTGCACCTGCATCGGGTAGCCGGTGGCGCGCGCATAGCGGTCGCCTGCCTCCACCAGGTCGGCCGGCGCGATGCGCGGCGCGCGCGGCAGCAGCTCGGCGCGCAGGTCCTCGCGCGTGGTGTGCAGCGACAGCGCCAGCGCCGGCTTCACCGGCCCCTGCGGGAGGCGCTCGAACACCCGCTCGTCGCCGACGGTGGAGAACACCAGGCTCTTGTGGCCGATGCCGCCGGCGGTGCCGAGCAGCTCGATCGCGTCCATCACGTTGGCCAGGTTGTGGGCCGGCTCGCCCATGCCCATGAACACCACCTTGCGCACCGGCCGCAGCGCGCGGCCCAGCGCCACCTGCGCCACGATCTCCGCGCTGCCGATCTGCCGGATCAGGCCTTCCCGGCCCGTCATGCAGAACCGGCAGCCCACCGCGCAGCCGATCTGGCTCGACACGCACAGGCCGCCGCGCGGCAGCAGCACGCTCTCGCAGGCCTGGCCGTCGGCCAGCTTCACCAGCAGGCGGCTGGAGCCGTCGTCGGCGTCGTGGCGCGAGTCGAGCACGGCCAGCGCCGCCAGGTCGGCCGTGAGCCCGGGCAGGGCCTCGCGCAGGCGGCGCGGCAGGAAGTCGTCGAGGGCGCGCTTGCCGCTGTCCTGCGGCAGGGCGTTGGACCACAGGCGCAGGACGCGCTGCGCATGGGAGGGTTGGGCGCCCAGCGCGGCCAGGCGCTGGCGCACGTCGGAAAGCTGGTGCACGGGTCGAGCTTAGCGGACCGGCGTGTGCTCAGCTTCGGTCGGGCGCGCCGGGCGCGGCACAATCCGCGCTCTCCTGCAAAAGTCCATGCCCCGCACGCCCTTCCGCCACACCCCGACGCTCTCCCTCGCGTCCGGCAGCAGCCGGTCCGGCGCCCGGACCATGGGAATGCCGGGTTGATGCAGGAGGCATTCGGCGACGCCGGCGCGGCGCGCGAGCGCATCGCGGGCATGCAGTCGCTGCTGCAGGCCCGGGCGCTGGCCTTCCGTCCGCCCCCGCCCGACCCCACCACCTGCTGCGGCCGCGGCTGCAACGGCTGCGTCTGGGAAGGCTGGTTCGCCGCCGTCGGCTGGTGGCTGGACGATGCGGGCGAGCTGCTCGCGCGCGTACCGTAGAGTCCCCCCATGACAGAACGACGAGCCGCTGCAAACGACGACAACGGCTGGGCACCCCTTGCCATCACCCTCGCGATCCAGGCCATGGTGGCCATGGCGCTGCTGGCCATGCCCGCCATGGCACCCCGGGTCGCCGAGGCGGTGGGGGTCTCCGCGGCCTACATCGGCCTGTACGTGGCCGTGGCCTACCTCGGCGCCATCCTGGCCAGCCTGGCCTCGGGCGCGGCGGTGGCCCGCTACGGCAGTATCCGCACCAGCCAGGCCGGGCTGGTCGTGTGCGCGGCCGGCCTGGCCTTGTGCACGGTCCCGGTGCCGGCCGCCCTCATCGTCGGCGCGGTGCTGGTCGGCCTGGGCTACGGCCCGATCACGCCGGCCAGCTCGCACCTGCTGGCGCGCACCACGCCGGCCCACCGCATGTCGCTGGTGTTCTCGATCAAGCAGACCGGCGTGCCGCTGGGGGGCGCCCTGGCCGGCGCCATCGTGCCGACGCTGCAATTGCGGTTCGGCTGGCAGCTGGCGCTGCTGCTGGTCGGCGCCGCCTGCATCGCGTGCGCGCTGGTGGCGCAGTCGTTGCGCGCCGGCTTCGACGACGACCGCAACCCGGCGCGGCCGCTGGCCCTGGGCAACATCCTGGAGCCGGTGCGGCTGGTGCTGGGCGAGCCCATGCTGCGCATGCTGGCCTGGTGCTCGCTCGTGTTCTCGGTCGCGCAGCTGTCGCTCACCACCTACCTGGTGACCTTCCTCACCGACAGCCTCGCCTACGGCCTCGTCGCGGCGGGCGCGCTGCTGTCGATCTCGCAGCTCGGCGGCGTGCTGGGCCGGGTCTGGTGGGGCTGGGTCGCCGACCGCTGGACCGGGGCCCGCCCCACGCTGGCCTTCCTGGGCGGGCTGATGGCGGCATCGGCGCTGGCCACGGCCTTCCTGCCGGCCGGGGCCCCGCACCTGCTGGTGATGGCGATCCTGTTCGTGTTCGGCGCCTCGGCGATCGGCTGGAACGGCATCTACCTGGCCGAGGTGGCGCGCCAGTCACCGCCCGGCAAGGCCGGCATGGCGACCGGCGGCACCCTGGCCATCACCTTCCTGGGCAACGTGCTCGGCCCGCCGCTGTTCGGCGGCCTGTCGGGCGCGTTCGGCGGCTACCGCGCCAGCTTCATCGCGCTGGCCGTTCCACTGGCGGTGTGCGCGGCGGCGCTGTGGCGCGGCCGGCGGGGCGGCGGCACGCCGGTTTAGGTGACCGGGGTGGGTGCCAGGTTTCGAGCCCGGCATGCTCACTTTTCCCCGTCATTGCGGGCTTGACCCGCAATCCATCTCCCAATCGCGGTTCGGGTGCGGCCTCGTTCCGGGGATGGATGCCGGGTCGAGCCCGGCATGACGAGTCCAAGGTCAGGCCCGGCATGACGAGTCCAGGGGTGAGCCCGGCATGCCCCCTTCCTCGTCATTGCGGGCTTGACCCGCAATCCATCTCCCAATCGCGGTTCGGGTGGGCCTCGTTCCGGAGATGGATGCCGGGTCGAGCCCGGCATGACGAGACTAGGGTCAGGCCCGGCGTGGCGAATCCAGGGGTGAGCCCGGCATGCCCCCTCGCCGTCATTGCGGGACCCGCAATCCAACTCCCAAGCGCGGTTCAGGGATGGCCTCGTTCCGGAGATGGATGCCGGGTCGAGCCCGGCATGACGAGACCAGGGTAGGCGCCGTCCCGGCTGCCTCAGGGCGTTGCCGGCCCATCGACGAACACATCGCTGAAGAAGTGGTGCGGGTCCAGCCCCTTGTCGTTCACACAGGCCTTCTTCACCGCCGCCACCATGGCCGGCGAGCCGCAGCAGTACACCTCGTGGCCGGCCAGCGGCGGGCACTCGCGCCGCACCGCCTCGTCGACCCGGCCGTGGAAGCCCTGCAGCGACTGCGCCGCCGCGGCGTCTTCCAGCGCCGGCAGGAAGCGGAAGCGCGGCAGCACCTTGCGCCAGCGCTCGACGGCCGGCAGCAGGTACAGGCCGCCGGCGTCGCGGCCGCCCCAGACCAGCGTCACCTCGCGGTCGATGCGGCGCCTGGCCAGGTCGTCCAGCAGCGACTTCACCGGCGCGAAACCGGTGCCGCCCACCACGCACAGCATCGGCGCGGCCGAGGCCTCGCGCAGTTCGAAGGTGCCGTAGGGCAGCTCGACGTCCAGCGTGTCGCCCGGCTGCAGCAGCACCACCTGCTGCGAGAAGCGGCCGCCCGGCACGTGGCGCACGTGCAGCTGCAGCGTGTCGCTCTCGTGCGGCGGGTTCGCCATCGAATACGAGCGGCGGGTGCCGTCGGGCAACTGCACCTGCAGGTACTGCCCGGCCTTGAATCGGGCGCGCTTGCCGGCCGGCAGCCGCAGCTGCAGCAGGCTGACGTCGGGCGCCACCAGCGTGTTGCGGAACACCTTGGCGGTGAAGGTCTTGCGCGCCGTCGGATCGATGCGCTGCCAGGCCTCGGGCACGATCTCGAGGTCGCTGCACGGCGTGCACTGGCAGAACAGCTGCTGGCCGGGCGGGGTAGCGTCGTTGGGCGGCGGCCCCGCCACCTCGCCGCGGGTGACGGTGCCGGCGCAGTTGCCGCACACGCCCTTGCGGCAGGAATAGGGCATCTCGATGCCGGCGCCCAGCGCGGCGTCGAGGATGGTCTGGCCGGGCGCGCAGGCGAACTGCACGTCGCTGCCGGCGATGCGGATCTGGTGTCCCATGGTGGCTGTCACTCCCCGGCCAGGCCGGCCAGCAGGCGCAGGCTGCGCAGCAGGGCGTCGGGCCGCGCGGTACCGGTGCCGGCGATGTCCATCGCGCTGCCGTGCCCCGTGGAGCCCAGCACCACGTCGGCGCCGATCGACAGCGCACTGGCGCCCTGCGGCGCCAGCAGCTTGACCGGGATGTGCCCCTGGTCGTGCAGCATCGCCACGTACAGGTCGTGGGCGCGGCCGGCCAGCAGCACGTCGGCGCCCTGCGGTCCGGTGACGTCCAGCCCGGCCGCGCGCAGGCGGTCGGCCGCCGGCAGCACCAGTTGCTGGTCCTCGGGACCGAACAGGGTGCCTTCCGACGCATGCGGGTTGATGCCGAACAGCGCCACCCGCGGCGCCTGCAGGCCCAGAAGGCGGCAGGCCCGCACGCCGGCCAGCGTCGCCGCCTCCACCAGCTCGGGCGTGATGCGCGCCAGCGCGGTGGCCACGCTCTCGTGCAGGGTGACGTGCACGATGCGCAGCCCGCCGCCCACCAGCAGCAGGAACACGCTGCCTTCGGGCTGGCCGCACACGCGCGCCACCAGCGACGGGTAGCCGCTGAACGGGATGCCGGCCAGTGCGATCGCGGTCTCGTGGTGCGGGCCCGCGACGACGGCGTCGAACTCGCCGGCGCGGCAGGCCTGGATGGCGGCGGTGGCGGAGGCGACCGCGCTGACGCCGGCCTGCGCGTTCACCTCGCCGAAACGGGCGGCGGACGGATCGATGGCGCCGGCGGGCCGCACGTCCAGCCGCGCCAGCAGCGCCTGCAGGCCGGTGACGGCGGCGGCGCGCGCGAGCACCTCGGGCGGGCCGAACACGGCGGCGCGCACCCGGGGGTCGTCCCCCAGCGCGGCCAAGGCCCGCAACACGATCTCCGGCCCGATGCCGTTGGGGTCGCCCAGCGTGATGGCGATGCGGCGGGTCATCGTCGATCCGTCCTCACAGCGGCAGCGCGAGCAGCGTGTCGGTCACGGTGCTGTCGCACACCGCCACGCGCTCGGCCAGCAGGAGCTGGTCGCCGGCCAGCACGAAGCGGTCGCGGTATTCGCCGCTGGCGAACACCATGGTCTCGCCGGTGGCCATGATGCGCGCCACCAGGAACGGCGTGGTCGCGACGGCCCCGCCGGCATCGGCCGACGCCACCACCGGGATGCCCAGCAGGTGGCGGTAGCGTTGCCGCTCGTAGATGTTGGCCTCGCGCAGCGCGGCGATGCGGTCTTCCAGCATGGCGCGCGAATCGGCGTAGACGATGCCCGCCGGCAGCCCCTCGCGTTCGTTCTCCACGTTGGTGATCCGGTACAGGCAGCGCTCGGCGAAGAAGGACGGCCAGCGCTCCAGCTCGTCGTTGTCGATGGCCTGGGCGTAGGCCGCGTTGAAGGCGCACAGGCGCAGCAGGTCGATCATGCCGTGCCCCCATCGATGCCCATGTGGGCGCGGTAGGCCTTCCAGAAGCCGCGCACCGAGGTCTCGGTGGCCCGGCCCTCGCTGGACTCCGTGCCGTCGCCGCCCATCTCGACGATGGCCTCCAGCTCCTGGGCGCCGGCGATGCCGCGCTGCACGAAGCCGCCGACGGCCCCGTCCTCCATCGAGATGAAGCCGGCCGGCCCCACCAGGTTCAACTGTTTCAGCCGCATGCCGCGCTGCTCGGGGGTGTCGTCGGCGTAGCCGAGGTAGGTCCAGTTCAGCTCGGTCCGGTCCTGGCCGGTGGGCAGCACCTGCCGCACGGCCAGGCAATTCTGGATCTGCTGCAGCACGAAGCCGGGGAACACCGACAGGATCTGCAGCGTGATGCCGTCGTCGTACTCGGTGAAGCCGGCCAGCACCGTGGGGTCCTTCAGGCGGTAGCGGTCGTGGTCGGAGCGCAGGCCCTGCTCCTTGTACGAGGCGTCGGCCGCGGCCGGGTCGATCATCGAGAAGCTCACGTGGTGGCCGCCGCTCTCGTCGACGATGACCCCGCCCTTCTGCGACAGCCGGTTCAGCTCGAAGGTGGTGAAGAACAGGTGCAGCAGGCTGGCGTGGTAGCTGTCCCGGACGTTCTCCACATACAGCTTCCAGTTGTTCGGCAGGGCCTGGGTGAAGCGGCCGATGACCTGCACCGGCTTGTGCAGCACGCGCTCGATGCGGGCGCAGATCTCCTCGCCCAGGTATTCCTCGATCGGCGGCACGTCCTCGCTGAAACTGCCGAACACCAGCCCGCAGAAGACCGCCACGCGCAGCTTGCGCGGCCCGTGCTCCTCCTTGCAGAACGAGGCCGGCATGCCGCCCTGCCCCTTGACGCCCTTCTCGAAGGCGACGCCGACCAGGTCGCCCTGGCGGTTGTAGCTCCAGGCGTGGTAAACGCACTGGAAGTCCTTCACCGTGCCGGACTTCTCCAGCGCGAGCAGCGCGCCGCGGTGGGCGCAGCGGTTCTCGAAGGCGTAGATCTCGCCGTCGTCGTCCTTGACCACGATGACCGGCGTCTCGCCCACGGCGGTGGTGCGGTAGCTGCCGCCTTCGGGCAGGTCGACGTCCAGGCACAGGTAGTTCCAGGTCGCGCCGCGGAACACGCGCTCCTGCTCCACGCGCGCCATGGCGGCGTCGGTGTAGACGGCGTACGGCACGCGGGTGAGCCCCGCGCCGTGCCACTGGATGACTTGTTCGCTCATGTCATTCGACCTTGACGTTGGCGCCCTTGATGACGCGGCTCCAGCGGGCCGACTCGGCCCGGATGAACTCGCCCGACTGCGCCGGGCTCCAGCCCGCCGGCGTGGCGCCCTGCTCGGCGAACTTCTTCTGCGTGTCGGGCGCCTGCACCGCGGCCGAGAACACCTTGTGCGCGTGCTCGACCACCTCGCGCGGCGTGCCGGGCGGGGCCACGATGGAGAAGAAGGTGACGGCCACCATCTCCGGCAGCCGGGACTCGACGAAGGTCGGCACCGCCGGCAGCAGCGGCGAGCGCTTCTGGTCGGCCACCGCCAGGATGCGCAGCTTGCCGCCGTTGTGGAACGCGACCGAGGAGCTCAGGTTGTCGAAGAACACGTCGACCACGCCGCCGACGATGTCGACCAGCGCCGGCGCCGTGCCCTTGTACGGCACGTGGACCATCTCGGTGCCGGTCGCCTGCATGAACAGTTCGGCCGTCAGGTGGGAGGTGGAGCCATTGCCCTGGGAGGCGTAGCTCACCTTGCGCGGGTTGGCCTTCAGGTAGGCGATGAACTCGGCCAGGTTGTTCACCGGCAGCTTGGTGCTGACATCCAGCACGTTGGGCACGGTGGCGATCACCGTCACCGGCACCCACCGGGTGGGATCGAACGTGAGCGACTTGTACAGGTGGTGGTTGATCGCGATCGGGCCCGGCGGCGACACCAGGAAGGTGCTGCCGTCGGGATCGGACCGGGAGACGAACTCGGCGCCGATGTTGCCGCCGGCACCCGACTTGTTCTCCACCACGATGCCGGCCGGGTAGGCGTCCTTGGCCTTCTCGGCCAGCACGCGCGGCAGGATGTCGGCCGTGCCGCCGGCCGGGAATGGCACGACGAGCCTCAGCGGCTTGGAAGTCTGGGCCAGCGCGGGGGCGGCGCCGAAGGGGGCGCCGAGCGTGGCGGCCGTCAGCGCCAGGGCGGCGCGGCGGTTCAGGGTCATGGTGTCTCCAGGAGTGCTTGGAATCCGAACCCGCAGTGTGCGGCGTCCGGTGGGCCGCGCCAAGCCAGAATTGCGCCATGCGCAAGAAATCGCCGCCCGCCCTGACATCCGCGCTTGACAGCGAGCGCGACCGGAACTTCGTCGCCTCGCTGGGCAAGGGCCTGGAGGTGCTGACCTGCTTCTCGCGCCAGGCCAGCAAGCTCACGCTGTCGGAGGTGGCGCGCCTGACCGGCAGTTCGCCGGCGTCGGCGCGGCGCTCGCTGTACACCCTGCATGCGCTCGACTACCTCGAGTCGGACGGCAAGCGCTTCTGGGTCGGCCCGCGCGCGCTGCTGGTGGCCCACGCCTACCTGTCGTCACGCCCGACACCGCAGCTGGCCCAGCCGCTGCTGGACGCGCTGTCCGAGCGCACGCGCCAGTCGGCCACGCTGGGCAAGCTGGTCGGCGACGACGTGCTGATCATCGCCCGCTCGACGGCGCGGCGCAGCCTGTCGACCGGCCTGGGCATCGGTTCGCGGCTGCCGGCCTATTGCTCGGCGATCGGCCGCGCGCTGCTGGCCAGCCTGCCGCCGGCCGAGGCCGAGCGCCGCGTGCGGGCCATGGAGCGCGCACCGCTGACGCCGCGCACCGTCCACGACGTGCGCGGGGTGCTCGAGTGCGTGGCGCTGGGCCGCCGCCAGGGCTGGTCGGCCAGCGACGGCGAGCTGGAGCTGGGCGTGCGCTCGATGGCCGTGCCCGCCTTCGACCGCGACGGCACCACCATCGGCGCGCTCAGCATCTCGGTGCGTGCCGAACGCATGACCATGGCCGAATTCCGCGACGCCTTCCTGCCGGTGCTGCTGAAGGCGCGGGACCGGTTGGCGGAGCGGTTGGTGAAGGAATAGGGCGGAGGGGCTGGTCCATGTTGCCGCGCGCTTCCGTCATTGCGGGCTTGCCCCACCTCTCGGGCTTGAACCATCTCCCGTCATTTTGGGCTTGACCGAGCTCCCGTCATTGCGGGCCTGACCCGCAATCCATCTCCCCATCGCGGTTCAGGTGCGGCCTCGTTCCGGGGATGGATGCCGGGTCAAGCCCGGCATGACGAGTCTCTGGGGCGAGCACCGCCTTTCTCGGGTCGAGGCAGGCATGACGACGCTCAAGTCCGGCCTGACGACGCTCGGGGGCAAGTCCGGCATGACGCCCCTCGTGGTCCTCCCGATGACGACTTCCGGCGTCGACCCCGGAACCACGGCTACCGCGTCACCGGTGCGGCGGGCTGGACCATGGGCGGGGGGGCCGAGGACGGCGCAGCAACGGGCGCCGGCTGCACCGGCCCGGGCGGTAGCGCGACGGGGTGGACCTGCAGGTTCACGAGCCGCGGCCCGGGCGGCGGGTTGGGGAAGCCGGTGAGCGCGGCCTCGAACAGGGCGCCGTGCACCTCGTCGCTGTTCAGGTAGAAGTTCTCGCTCCAGGCCTTGCTCTCGAACACGACCCGGCCACCGGCAATCTCGCGCACGACCACGTCGACCTCGCGCTGGTAAGCAGTGTTCGCGGCGGTCTGGATCGGAGGCCAGTAGCCCCACCAACCCCAGCCGGACCCTCCGCCCAGCGGCGAGGCGGACAGCACGGGCTGGGTGCGGGCGACGACCTGCACCGAAAACCGTGGTGCCGCATCGTCGCGCCGCAGGCCCGCGCGACGGAGAACCGGGTCGGCCAGCGCTTCCGCCCGCGCCTGCTCGACCGTGTTGGCCTGCGAGGGCAGCCGCTCGAAGCGATAGGTGGGTTGCGGAGGCAGGGTGACCAGGCTGGAGAAGGTCTGCACGGTGCTGTCGAGGCGGTAGCTCGAGGCGCAGCCGCCCAGCGTGGCGGCCACGATGGCGACAGCGGCGAGGCAGGACAGGGAACGCATGGCGATCTCCGGCTGGGCCCATTGTCGGGATGGCTGCTGGCCGGGCCGTGTGGGAGCGCGGCGCTCCTCGCGGTAGGAACGGCCCCGAAACGACAGGCCTCCCGGTCAGGGCGGGCCCCGTCTCCCGACCCTGGCTCAGGTGCGGTTTCGTTCCGGAGATGGATGCCGGGTCGAGCCCGGCATGACGACTCTCAGGGATAGGGGTATGTCACCCCCCGCCATTTGCGGGCTTGTCTCAGGGATAAGGGCATGACACCCCCCGTCATTGCGGGCTTGACCCGCAATCCATCTCCCGACCGTGGCACAGATGCAGCCTCGTTCCGGGGATGGATGTCGGGTCGAGCCCCGCATGACGACCTTCGGGGTCTGACCCTTCT from Ramlibacter pinisoli includes:
- a CDS encoding aromatic-ring-hydroxylating dioxygenase subunit beta, which produces MIDLLRLCAFNAAYAQAIDNDELERWPSFFAERCLYRITNVENEREGLPAGIVYADSRAMLEDRIAALREANIYERQRYRHLLGIPVVASADAGGAVATTPFLVARIMATGETMVFASGEYRDRFVLAGDQLLLAERVAVCDSTVTDTLLALPL
- a CDS encoding oxidoreductase-like domain-containing protein, whose translation is MQEAFGDAGAARERIAGMQSLLQARALAFRPPPPDPTTCCGRGCNGCVWEGWFAAVGWWLDDAGELLARVP
- a CDS encoding DUF4136 domain-containing protein, which encodes MRSLSCLAAVAIVAATLGGCASSYRLDSTVQTFSSLVTLPPQPTYRFERLPSQANTVEQARAEALADPVLRRAGLRRDDAAPRFSVQVVARTQPVLSASPLGGGSGWGWWGYWPPIQTAANTAYQREVDVVVREIAGGRVVFESKAWSENFYLNSDEVHGALFEAALTGFPNPPPGPRLVNLQVHPVALPPGPVQPAPVAAPSSAPPPMVQPAAPVTR
- a CDS encoding aromatic ring-hydroxylating dioxygenase subunit alpha, whose translation is MSEQVIQWHGAGLTRVPYAVYTDAAMARVEQERVFRGATWNYLCLDVDLPEGGSYRTTAVGETPVIVVKDDDGEIYAFENRCAHRGALLALEKSGTVKDFQCVYHAWSYNRQGDLVGVAFEKGVKGQGGMPASFCKEEHGPRKLRVAVFCGLVFGSFSEDVPPIEEYLGEEICARIERVLHKPVQVIGRFTQALPNNWKLYVENVRDSYHASLLHLFFTTFELNRLSQKGGVIVDESGGHHVSFSMIDPAAADASYKEQGLRSDHDRYRLKDPTVLAGFTEYDDGITLQILSVFPGFVLQQIQNCLAVRQVLPTGQDRTELNWTYLGYADDTPEQRGMRLKQLNLVGPAGFISMEDGAVGGFVQRGIAGAQELEAIVEMGGDGTESSEGRATETSVRGFWKAYRAHMGIDGGTA
- the nikR gene encoding nickel-responsive transcriptional regulator NikR, encoding MQRLTISVEDDLAADFETLVQARGYENRSEAFRDLLRRELGQAIVEAQPDAPCVATLTYLYDHHERTTANRLADMQHDHHDLTVSTMHAHLGHHLCVETAILRGPASQVQAFAQQVLAQRGVRQGNLHLVPLDDA
- a CDS encoding PdxA family dehydrogenase codes for the protein MTRRIAITLGDPNGIGPEIVLRALAALGDDPRVRAAVFGPPEVLARAAAVTGLQALLARLDVRPAGAIDPSAARFGEVNAQAGVSAVASATAAIQACRAGEFDAVVAGPHHETAIALAGIPFSGYPSLVARVCGQPEGSVFLLLVGGGLRIVHVTLHESVATALARITPELVEAATLAGVRACRLLGLQAPRVALFGINPHASEGTLFGPEDQQLVLPAADRLRAAGLDVTGPQGADVLLAGRAHDLYVAMLHDQGHIPVKLLAPQGASALSIGADVVLGSTGHGSAMDIAGTGTARPDALLRSLRLLAGLAGE
- a CDS encoding Bug family tripartite tricarboxylate transporter substrate binding protein, producing the protein MTLNRRAALALTAATLGAPFGAAPALAQTSKPLRLVVPFPAGGTADILPRVLAEKAKDAYPAGIVVENKSGAGGNIGAEFVSRSDPDGSTFLVSPPGPIAINHHLYKSLTFDPTRWVPVTVIATVPNVLDVSTKLPVNNLAEFIAYLKANPRKVSYASQGNGSTSHLTAELFMQATGTEMVHVPYKGTAPALVDIVGGVVDVFFDNLSSSVAFHNGGKLRILAVADQKRSPLLPAVPTFVESRLPEMVAVTFFSIVAPPGTPREVVEHAHKVFSAAVQAPDTQKKFAEQGATPAGWSPAQSGEFIRAESARWSRVIKGANVKVE
- a CDS encoding RNA methyltransferase; protein product: MHQLSDVRQRLAALGAQPSHAQRVLRLWSNALPQDSGKRALDDFLPRRLREALPGLTADLAALAVLDSRHDADDGSSRLLVKLADGQACESVLLPRGGLCVSSQIGCAVGCRFCMTGREGLIRQIGSAEIVAQVALGRALRPVRKVVFMGMGEPAHNLANVMDAIELLGTAGGIGHKSLVFSTVGDERVFERLPQGPVKPALALSLHTTREDLRAELLPRAPRIAPADLVEAGDRYARATGYPMQVQWTLLEGVNDSDEELAGIERLLRGRYAVLNMIPYNSVPDLPYRRPTWEKAAAIARHLHRRGVLTKLRNSAGQDVEGGCGQLRARAARPVRFQPRTAAG
- a CDS encoding IclR family transcriptional regulator domain-containing protein, with translation MRKKSPPALTSALDSERDRNFVASLGKGLEVLTCFSRQASKLTLSEVARLTGSSPASARRSLYTLHALDYLESDGKRFWVGPRALLVAHAYLSSRPTPQLAQPLLDALSERTRQSATLGKLVGDDVLIIARSTARRSLSTGLGIGSRLPAYCSAIGRALLASLPPAEAERRVRAMERAPLTPRTVHDVRGVLECVALGRRQGWSASDGELELGVRSMAVPAFDRDGTTIGALSISVRAERMTMAEFRDAFLPVLLKARDRLAERLVKE
- a CDS encoding MFS transporter, producing MTERRAAANDDNGWAPLAITLAIQAMVAMALLAMPAMAPRVAEAVGVSAAYIGLYVAVAYLGAILASLASGAAVARYGSIRTSQAGLVVCAAGLALCTVPVPAALIVGAVLVGLGYGPITPASSHLLARTTPAHRMSLVFSIKQTGVPLGGALAGAIVPTLQLRFGWQLALLLVGAACIACALVAQSLRAGFDDDRNPARPLALGNILEPVRLVLGEPMLRMLAWCSLVFSVAQLSLTTYLVTFLTDSLAYGLVAAGALLSISQLGGVLGRVWWGWVADRWTGARPTLAFLGGLMAASALATAFLPAGAPHLLVMAILFVFGASAIGWNGIYLAEVARQSPPGKAGMATGGTLAITFLGNVLGPPLFGGLSGAFGGYRASFIALAVPLAVCAAALWRGRRGGGTPV
- a CDS encoding FAD-binding oxidoreductase; the protein is MGHQIRIAGSDVQFACAPGQTILDAALGAGIEMPYSCRKGVCGNCAGTVTRGEVAGPPPNDATPPGQQLFCQCTPCSDLEIVPEAWQRIDPTARKTFTAKVFRNTLVAPDVSLLQLRLPAGKRARFKAGQYLQVQLPDGTRRSYSMANPPHESDTLQLHVRHVPGGRFSQQVVLLQPGDTLDVELPYGTFELREASAAPMLCVVGGTGFAPVKSLLDDLARRRIDREVTLVWGGRDAGGLYLLPAVERWRKVLPRFRFLPALEDAAAAQSLQGFHGRVDEAVRRECPPLAGHEVYCCGSPAMVAAVKKACVNDKGLDPHHFFSDVFVDGPATP